From one Geoalkalibacter halelectricus genomic stretch:
- the hemA gene encoding glutamyl-tRNA reductase — MNIIVVGLSHKTAPVEIREKVAFAPTAMEKPLRQMLALPTVTEGVIVSTCNRVELYATSRDTDAAAAQLKRFLADYHALSLEELSAHLYELSGADAIRHVFRVASSLDSMVIGEPQILGQIKTAYGYACDYKTSGVILNRFLHKAFSVAKRVRTETQIASNAVSVSFAAVELARKIFDSLNDKTVLLIGAGEMCELAARHFVTNGVAQVLVTNRTYERAVKLAKEFNGKPILFENFADNLHRVDIVLTSTGAPNYILHQRQVEEVIKQRRHKPMFFIDIAVPRDIDPKVNDVDNCYLYDVDDLQGVVQSNLKERQREAKKAEAIVEEEIGQFHQWMAGLDVVPTIVALRRRFDEIRQAELAKTFANLKDLDGKERKAIEAMAQAIINKALHQPITVLKNGQNNPAGDNYVEALRALFDLPAAGEAEEAPPEFKNIEQVSGRGPVGKG, encoded by the coding sequence ATGAATATCATCGTTGTGGGGCTCAGCCACAAGACCGCCCCCGTTGAAATCCGTGAAAAGGTCGCATTCGCGCCCACCGCCATGGAAAAGCCGCTGCGCCAGATGCTGGCTTTGCCCACGGTGACCGAGGGGGTGATCGTCTCGACCTGCAACCGGGTCGAACTCTACGCAACCAGCCGTGACACGGATGCGGCCGCGGCGCAACTCAAGCGTTTTCTGGCCGATTATCATGCCCTGAGCCTTGAGGAGCTCTCCGCCCATCTCTACGAGTTGAGCGGTGCCGATGCCATCCGCCATGTGTTTCGCGTCGCTTCGAGCCTCGATTCCATGGTCATCGGCGAGCCGCAGATTCTCGGCCAGATCAAGACCGCCTACGGCTATGCCTGCGACTACAAGACCTCGGGCGTGATTCTCAATCGCTTCCTGCACAAGGCCTTCTCCGTGGCCAAGCGGGTGCGCACCGAAACCCAGATCGCCAGCAACGCCGTGTCGGTGTCCTTCGCCGCGGTGGAACTGGCGCGCAAGATCTTCGACAGCCTCAACGACAAGACCGTGCTGCTCATCGGCGCGGGCGAGATGTGCGAGCTGGCCGCGCGTCACTTCGTCACCAACGGCGTGGCCCAGGTGCTGGTCACCAACCGCACCTACGAGCGCGCGGTAAAGCTGGCCAAGGAGTTCAACGGCAAACCGATCCTGTTCGAGAATTTCGCCGACAACCTGCACCGCGTCGACATCGTGCTGACCTCCACCGGCGCGCCCAATTACATCCTGCACCAGCGCCAGGTGGAGGAGGTCATCAAGCAGCGTCGCCACAAGCCCATGTTCTTCATCGACATCGCCGTGCCCCGTGACATCGATCCCAAGGTCAACGACGTGGACAACTGCTACCTCTACGATGTCGACGACCTGCAGGGGGTGGTGCAGTCCAATCTCAAGGAGCGGCAGAGGGAAGCGAAGAAGGCCGAGGCCATCGTCGAGGAAGAAATCGGGCAGTTTCACCAGTGGATGGCGGGGCTCGACGTGGTACCGACCATCGTCGCCCTGCGCCGGCGCTTCGACGAGATCCGCCAGGCCGAATTGGCCAAGACCTTCGCCAATCTCAAGGATCTCGACGGCAAGGAGCGCAAGGCCATCGAAGCCATGGCCCAGGCCATTATCAACAAGGCGCTGCATCAGCCCATTACGGTGCTGAAGAACGGCCAGAATAATCCCGCCGGCGACAACTACGTGGAGGCGCTGCGCGCCCTGTTCGACCTGCCCGCCGCCGGCGAGGCCGAGGAGGCGCCGCCGGAATTCAAAAATATCGAGCAGGTGTCGGGGCGCGGCCCCGTCGGTAAGGGTTGA
- the hemC gene encoding hydroxymethylbilane synthase, with the protein MSKKQLRIGTRASQLALWQANWVKNCLEQRYPDLEVTLTKIKTQGDRILDVPLAMVGGKGLFVKEIEEAMLRGEVDIAVHSMKDVPTVFPEGLALRCITEREDPRDILVLRPGVASWQELPQGARIGTSSLRRKSQLLHARPDLHMIDIRGNVETRLRKLTDEDLDAVVLAAAGMKRLGFAGMISEYLEPATMLPAIGQGALGLESRIDDAETNALIDFFNHSETAYAVTAERALLRHLEGGCQVPIAAYGTVSGDQVLLTGLVASVDGAQFLKKTLTGPVAEAQALGVSLAEDLLVMGADKILNEVYKHETFNRDREDV; encoded by the coding sequence ATGAGCAAAAAGCAACTGCGGATCGGAACCCGCGCCAGCCAACTGGCGCTGTGGCAGGCCAACTGGGTGAAGAACTGCCTGGAGCAGAGATACCCCGACCTGGAGGTAACGCTCACCAAGATCAAGACCCAGGGCGACCGCATCCTTGATGTTCCCCTGGCCATGGTCGGCGGCAAGGGGCTGTTCGTCAAGGAAATCGAGGAAGCCATGCTGCGCGGCGAGGTGGACATCGCCGTGCATTCCATGAAGGACGTGCCTACCGTCTTTCCCGAGGGTCTGGCCCTGCGCTGCATCACCGAGCGCGAGGACCCGCGCGATATTCTGGTGTTGCGTCCGGGCGTGGCGAGCTGGCAGGAGCTGCCCCAGGGCGCGCGCATCGGCACCTCGTCCCTGCGCCGCAAATCACAACTGCTGCACGCGCGTCCCGACCTGCACATGATCGATATCCGCGGCAACGTCGAAACCCGGCTGCGCAAGCTCACCGACGAGGATCTCGACGCCGTAGTGCTGGCCGCCGCCGGCATGAAGCGGCTGGGTTTTGCCGGCATGATCAGCGAGTATCTCGAGCCCGCGACCATGCTGCCGGCCATCGGCCAGGGGGCCCTGGGGCTGGAGAGCCGCATCGACGACGCCGAAACCAACGCCCTCATCGACTTCTTCAACCACTCCGAAACCGCTTACGCGGTGACCGCCGAGCGGGCCTTGCTGCGGCACCTCGAAGGGGGCTGTCAGGTGCCCATCGCCGCCTACGGCACGGTGAGCGGCGATCAGGTGCTCCTGACCGGCCTGGTGGCGAGCGTCGACGGCGCGCAATTTCTCAAAAAAACCCTCACGGGGCCGGTGGCCGAGGCCCAGGCCCTGGGCGTGTCCCTGGCCGAGGATCTGCTGGTCATGGGCGCCGACAAAATTCTCAACGAAGTCTATAAGCACGAAACCTTCAACCGCGACCGCGAAGACGTCTGA
- the cobA gene encoding uroporphyrinogen-III C-methyltransferase has product MTRIGRVYLVGAGPGDPGLITVKGRDCLRRADVVVYDYLANPALLAEAPPAAERIYVGKSRGRHQLPQEEINALLAERARRGKIVVRLKGGDPYVFGRGGEEALHLREQGIAFEVVPGVSAGFAAAAYAGIPLTHRDYTTSLGLVTGHENPEKKMSRLDWEKLAGGVGTLVFYMGMANLELITRELVRHGRSPRTPVAIVRWATTPRQQTLTGTLADIVAKVRAADFKPPAVIIVGAVVELRQHLAWFEERPLFGRRLLITRAAEQAAVFQQMLEARGAEVLSVPTITTRAPQDWGPVDAGIAALPNTDFLVLTSTNAVDFFFARLRDLGLDARALGGVRLVAVGPKTAAALSERGLRADLVPESFQAEGVVELLRAVGVAGKRVFYPHAELARDLIARELRALGAEVDAPVLYRTLMPEQGGAELRALLEKRALDAVIFTASSTLENFVRMVGEDAAHLLEGVALASIGPPTTRTAQKFGLTVHVEPAHSTLDDLIEALVDYFTRTRHEPGMAHQG; this is encoded by the coding sequence ATGACCAGAATCGGCAGGGTCTATCTGGTGGGCGCCGGTCCCGGCGACCCCGGCCTGATCACGGTCAAGGGCCGCGACTGCCTGCGCCGCGCCGACGTGGTGGTCTACGATTATCTGGCCAACCCCGCCCTGCTGGCCGAGGCGCCGCCCGCCGCCGAGCGCATCTACGTCGGCAAGAGCCGCGGCCGTCATCAGCTGCCCCAGGAGGAAATCAACGCGCTGCTCGCCGAACGGGCGCGGCGCGGCAAGATCGTGGTGCGCCTCAAGGGCGGCGACCCCTATGTGTTCGGCCGCGGTGGGGAAGAAGCTCTGCACCTGCGTGAGCAGGGCATCGCCTTCGAGGTGGTGCCGGGCGTGAGCGCCGGATTTGCCGCGGCCGCCTATGCCGGCATCCCCCTTACCCATCGCGACTACACCACCAGCCTGGGGTTGGTGACGGGCCACGAAAACCCCGAAAAAAAAATGTCGCGCCTCGACTGGGAAAAGCTCGCCGGCGGCGTCGGCACCCTGGTCTTTTACATGGGGATGGCCAATCTGGAGCTCATCACGCGCGAGCTGGTGCGCCACGGCCGCTCCCCGCGGACGCCGGTGGCCATCGTGCGCTGGGCGACCACCCCGCGCCAGCAGACCCTGACCGGAACCCTGGCGGACATCGTCGCCAAGGTGCGCGCCGCCGATTTCAAGCCGCCCGCGGTGATCATCGTCGGCGCGGTGGTGGAGCTGCGGCAACATCTCGCCTGGTTCGAGGAGCGTCCTCTGTTCGGGCGGCGCCTGCTGATCACCCGCGCCGCCGAGCAGGCCGCCGTCTTTCAGCAGATGCTCGAAGCGCGCGGCGCCGAGGTGCTCAGCGTGCCGACCATCACCACCAGGGCACCCCAGGACTGGGGCCCGGTGGACGCGGGCATCGCCGCTCTGCCAAACACCGATTTTCTCGTTCTCACCTCCACCAACGCCGTCGACTTTTTCTTCGCGCGCCTGCGGGATCTGGGGCTTGACGCGCGCGCCCTGGGCGGCGTGCGGCTGGTCGCCGTCGGCCCGAAGACCGCCGCCGCCCTGAGCGAGCGCGGCCTGCGCGCCGATCTGGTGCCCGAGAGCTTCCAGGCCGAGGGCGTGGTGGAGCTGCTGCGCGCCGTCGGAGTGGCCGGCAAGCGCGTATTCTACCCCCACGCCGAATTGGCCCGCGATCTCATCGCCCGCGAGCTGCGCGCCCTGGGCGCCGAAGTGGACGCGCCGGTGCTCTACCGCACCCTGATGCCGGAGCAGGGCGGGGCGGAACTGCGCGCCCTGCTGGAAAAGCGTGCCCTGGACGCGGTGATTTTCACCGCCTCATCCACCCTGGAAAATTTTGTTAGAATGGTGGGCGAGGATGCCGCGCACCTGCTGGAGGGCGTCGCGCTCGCCTCCATCGGCCCGCCGACCACCCGCACCGCGCAAAAATTCGGGCTGACCGTTCATGTCGAGCCGGCGCACTCCACCCTTGACGACCTGATTGAAGCCCTGGTCGATTATTTTACCCGGACTCGCCATGAACCAGGCATGGCGCACCAGGGTTAA
- the hemB gene encoding porphobilinogen synthase, giving the protein MFFPEYRARRLRRGENLRRMVRETHLRVDDLIYPMFSAFGTDIRKEIASMPGIFQQSVEHIVAEAREVHALGIPAVILFGIPEAKDAVGQDAYSDTGIIQETIRAIKQAVPELTVITDVCLCEYTDHGHCGVIKDGDVDNDATLQLLAAEALSHARAGADMVAPSDMMDGRVAAIREILDANGFSHIPIMSYAVKYASAYYGPFRDAADSTPQFGDRRSYQMDPANRREALREATLDVQECADFLMVKPALAYLDILRDLHERFDLPLVAYNVSGEYSMVKAAARLGWVDHDRVMMETLVGMKRAGADLIITYHAKEAALLLKAR; this is encoded by the coding sequence ATGTTCTTTCCCGAATATCGTGCCCGACGCCTGCGCCGCGGCGAGAACCTGCGCCGCATGGTGCGTGAAACCCACCTGCGCGTCGACGATCTGATCTATCCCATGTTCAGCGCCTTCGGCACGGATATCCGCAAGGAAATCGCCTCCATGCCCGGCATTTTCCAGCAGTCCGTCGAGCACATCGTCGCCGAAGCCCGGGAGGTGCACGCCCTGGGCATCCCCGCCGTGATTCTGTTCGGCATTCCCGAGGCCAAGGACGCCGTGGGGCAGGACGCCTACAGCGATACGGGCATCATCCAGGAAACCATTCGCGCCATCAAGCAGGCGGTGCCCGAACTCACCGTGATCACCGACGTGTGCCTGTGCGAATATACCGACCACGGTCACTGCGGGGTGATCAAGGACGGCGACGTGGACAACGACGCCACCTTGCAGCTGCTCGCCGCCGAAGCCCTTTCCCATGCCCGAGCCGGGGCCGATATGGTGGCGCCCTCGGACATGATGGACGGACGCGTGGCGGCGATCCGCGAGATCCTCGACGCCAACGGCTTCAGCCACATCCCCATCATGAGCTACGCGGTGAAATACGCCAGCGCCTACTACGGTCCCTTTCGCGACGCGGCCGATTCGACCCCGCAGTTCGGCGACCGGCGCTCCTACCAGATGGACCCGGCCAACCGCCGCGAGGCCCTGCGCGAGGCGACCCTCGACGTGCAGGAGTGCGCGGATTTTCTCATGGTCAAGCCGGCCCTGGCCTATCTCGACATCCTGCGCGACCTGCACGAGCGCTTCGATCTGCCCCTGGTGGCCTACAACGTCTCCGGCGAGTATTCCATGGTCAAGGCCGCGGCGCGCCTGGGCTGGGTCGATCATGACCGGGTGATGATGGAGACCCTGGTGGGCATGAAGCGCGCCGGCGCCGATCTCATCATCACCTATCACGCCAAGGAAGCCGCGCTTCTGCTCAAGGCGCGCTAA
- a CDS encoding DUF2270 domain-containing protein, which produces MALDSKDGEKLSRGETITALVHYYRAEVTRSLAWRTRLDRTTNWAVGTTAAFLGFGFSHPEITHAFFLFGIAIAYILLFVEARRYRFYDAYEYRVRLLNQNFIYGVLNSRLRLEEGSFWLAELASDLRYPQYKMPRVYALGRRIYSNYIYLFLVLIAGWLFKIKLHPVSAESWEHYLRQAALGMIPGWCVLLFILVFFLHLLVFLAIGRRKRGGRDVFFGSQQAEKKKRNDLEET; this is translated from the coding sequence ATGGCACTGGATTCCAAGGACGGCGAAAAGCTCAGCCGCGGCGAAACCATCACCGCCCTGGTGCATTACTACCGCGCCGAGGTGACGCGCAGCCTCGCCTGGCGCACCCGCCTCGACCGCACCACCAACTGGGCGGTGGGCACCACCGCGGCGTTTCTGGGCTTCGGCTTTTCCCACCCGGAGATCACCCACGCCTTCTTTCTCTTCGGCATCGCCATCGCCTATATCCTGCTGTTCGTCGAGGCGCGCCGCTATCGCTTCTACGACGCCTATGAATACCGGGTGCGGCTGCTCAACCAGAACTTCATCTACGGCGTGCTCAACAGTCGCCTGCGCCTGGAAGAGGGCTCCTTCTGGCTGGCCGAGCTGGCCTCGGACCTGCGCTATCCGCAGTACAAGATGCCGCGCGTCTACGCCCTGGGGCGGCGCATCTACTCCAACTACATCTACCTGTTTCTGGTGCTCATCGCCGGCTGGCTGTTCAAGATCAAGCTGCATCCGGTGAGCGCCGAGAGCTGGGAGCACTATCTGCGCCAGGCGGCCCTGGGCATGATTCCGGGCTGGTGCGTGCTGCTGTTCATCCTGGTGTTTTTCCTGCACCTGCTGGTGTTTCTCGCCATCGGCCGGCGCAAGCGCGGCGGCCGTGATGTGTTCTTCGGCTCCCAACAGGCGGAAAAGAAAAAAAGAAATGATCTCGAAGAAACCTGA